The following coding sequences lie in one Haematobia irritans isolate KBUSLIRL chromosome 3, ASM5000362v1, whole genome shotgun sequence genomic window:
- the LOC142230581 gene encoding uncharacterized protein LOC142230581 codes for MRTHKKHKQTSPHRPYTCRLCRREHALRKCNRFLSMNVTQREHAVKSFGYCVNCLAHKHSDGTCFTKTGCRICHQNHHTLLHSHPWLQSKKGSTNRDYPQPSSSKSTKPFKSERPTAAKTKSSSSDGQTSLSALFKQNSITLLPTILVNIETKNGNKKLRCILDSGARTSIISSNTVDKLNLTTLALDNETICPLTLTSIHDSTIQVQTILKTTSRVSMTTPKESVAMSIKKKFDNLMLADVEFYKSGRVDIIFGVDIYAKIVSEGIIHRDGLPTAQNTIFGWTLYGLCPK; via the coding sequence ATGCGCACTCATAAGAAACATAAACAAACGAGCCCCCATCGTCCATACACCTGTCGACTTTGTAGACGTGAACATGCACTCAGAAAATGCAACCGATTTCTTTCGATGAACGTTACCCAAAGGGAACATGCCGTCAAATCTTTCGGGTACTGTGTGAACTGTTTGGCCCACAAGCACTCAGACGGAACGTGCTTCACGAAGACTGGCTGTCGCATATGCCACCAAAACCACCATACCCTCCTTCATTCACATCCCTGGCTACAGAGCAAAAAAGGTTCTACAAACAGAGATTATCCTCAACCATCCTCGTCAAAATCCACCAAACCGTTCAAAAGCGAGCGCCCGACAGCTGCTAAAACAAAAAGTTCTTCATCTGATGGCCAAACTTCTTTGTCAGCACTTTTTAAGCAAAACTCTATTACCCTGCTGCCTACAATATTAGTAAATATTGAGACAAAGAACGGCAACAAGAAATTGAGATGCATATTGGATTCTGGCGCTAGAACGAGTATAATATCCTCTAACACCGTTGACAAACTAAATTTGACTACGCTTGCACTTGATAATGAGACAATTTGTCCACTCACCTTAACATCAATTCACGATTCAACAATCCAAGTTCAGACTATCCTCAAAACTACAAGTAGAGTAAGCATGACCACACCAAAGGAATCCGTCGCTATGTCCATTAAGAAAAAATTCGACAATCTGATGTTAGCCGATGTTGAATTCTACAAATCAGGTAGAGTCGATATAATTTTTGGCGTTGACATTTATGCCAAGATCGTTAGCGAAGGGATAATTCATCGAGATGGGCTCCCCACCGCACAAAACACTATTTTCGGTTGGACGCTCTACGGCCTATGTCCCAAATAA